The window CTTTGCATATATAATTGGtgcattaaataatttattacaaacttatttgaatttaaacttAATAACCTGattatcatgtttatttttcttatacttGCTTAATCTAATATTTCAACTCCCTcacactaaaaataaaaattaatcacacTTTCCTTCTCCTACTAGAGACTTTCACCGAACAAATCTTAGTTATAATAAGCtcaaatcaattattttcattaaaataataatattttattattttatttgattaacccaaatatttttagaatgaattaaacaaattattagtCAAGTCAAACAAGTTTAACCAGGTAAATGACTTGCTTAATTGAACCAGGAAGTTGATATGAATTAGAACATGAATccttaaattcttaattttctgAATATATTTGTGTCAAATTAGGTTAGGTTTAATagctatttataaaattattttttattttttcaaatatacaatttatatttcaaaatccaGTTTGATCCTAGGAGGTGAGGACTGCctccaaataataaaatattgaaattgagaGAAGCCATCCATTTTGACTCAACTAGCAGAACATTCATTTCCTTGCAAGTACTTATATAGTGCCCATGATGTTTTGAGCTTTGACTTGTATTGTCTTCGATCAGAtttgtctttcaattttttttctgatctaaaattattatcaatatcaaAGCTTGCTAAGTGGCCAatcgttttgttttttgttgtccAGCCACCGAAATAATTGCCCTGAACTTGGGGCATCCACACCACCTTtcacttcatttttcttttctttttttctctcaatccACCGTTGATCCTCCATCATGGACCCCTACCAGTATCCCACCACCGGCAAACCGCCACAACggccaccgccaccgccaccatctccaaaaaaagaaattcaaatccAAGGCCCTAGACCTTCAGCGCTAAGACTCCACCAGGGCTCTCACAAAATCAAGAAGCCACCCCTCCCTCCTCAAAGACAACCTGTCATCATCTATGCAGTCTCTCCAAAGATCATCCACGCAGAGGAATCCAACTTCATGGCCGTCGTCCAGCGGTTAACAGGTCTCTCCTCCGCTGATTTCTCCCACGACGGGTCTGTTTCTCCAGCTGCAAGACTTGCTGCCACTGAGAAAGCAAGTCCAAGAGAATTAACGAGACCAAGTACCATTAATGATAGTAGTAATGATGATCTCATGGAGATGATTGAGGAACTGGATTTTGGTCAATTTCCAGGGATCTTGTCACCGGCACCAGCGGCGCTACCGCCGGTAccaactgggttcttctcaccCGTGTCGACGGATGCAAATATTTCACAATCTTTCTGGAATGATAATTATAGTATGAGTCCATTATTTACGGCCAGCCCTTCAGGTTTCTTCTCAGGTTCTGGGATAGTTTCTCCTCTGCATTCACCAGATATTTTTAGCAGCCTGTTCATGGATCTCTagacaagaaaaggaaaggattgTGAAGACTTTAGGGTTTAGTTTCGGATTGGATTCTTGTTTTGACCAAGACAAGAAGGGGTGGTTGGATTCTCGCATTGACTTTTATTTAGAAGACGATTCAAGATCAATAAGGTTTGGAAAAATTGTTGTAGATTTTGTTAGTGGTTTAAGGCTTTTGTGGTTAATTGCAACTTGTACCTATACAATTAGCAACATTTGGAGATATTTAATTTCTACCTACTCTtatatttttactcttttttttttttttttggaactttgttttcttggttttccGTGGAGATGGTGTTCTATATTTAATGGTATTTATAGCTTTGATGGCTGGTGGGTCAAGTAAAAGGACACTTTTGGTCCACACTTCCTTGCTTAATTGCTCTTTCATGGTGGGTTGCTCATGCCTGAGGTGTTGCTTTGATCATCATGATGTCTCTTGAAGGAGAGTTTTCTACAGATTTAGTTTATGTTGATCGAAAGTAGTTTAATTGGTTGGGGAAAATATAGTCCATTGTTGTAATTGACTGATGTAAATGATTAGCCTCGTCTACAATACATATATCATAGccttttttaatgtatttgaaaagtaacaaaaatattaaattaatattttttataattttaatatattgatataaaaaataaaaattttatttttaagtattttaaaacaaaaattacattttaaaagtaatttacaTGACAATATCAAACATATCAAAgggaatatttaaaattatagtctaaagtatttttcaaaattgttttttacttgaaaataaattaaaattttagtttttttgtttatttttaacatcactatatcaaaatcttaaaaaaacactagaaaaatatcaatttaatattttttcaagtcaaaaatatttttaggtgtttttttttttaatgactccATTAAATCCAAGAAACTTGATGTAACTCAGATTATAGTTcggttaaacttaaaaaaattagttggctttttttattgaaataaacaTGAATTAATCCACTAAATAGTGATCTATGCTTTAGCGTTTGGAAACGTGGGTCAAcccttgtttttaaaaaattcaaaaaattgcttttactaaaaactaattttttttatgtttttgatcgttttgatacactaaatttaaaaataattttttaaaacataaaaaatatattattttaatatatttcagcatgaaaatattttttaaaagcaaccgAAACATAATTCCAAACAAACAAGCCATTAAATTATTGATAGGATTGGGTTTAACTTTGATTTCAGTAGTGATGATTTGTAAGGGAATCTACTATTTCTACAAGAAATCAGCTAGGAAAGTTGTCATCGTCGACTACCAAAGATGTAACGACAACCTTGAATATTAGTCTTTATCTGTACATctagaacatatatatatatatatatatatatatatatatatatatatatatatatatatatatatagcctaaGTCTAGGAGCAGCTTAATCTCCTCAATCTGTATTTATACACCTATTGTTTCAGcagtaaaaaaagaataatcaattttttttattgaattctcTATATGATTGATGTCTAATATATAATCCACAAGTTCGATCCACTCCAATTAAACGCGCTAAATCTTTTAGTCACAATTTCAAGTCAAGAAAATCATCTCAAGAATTCACCGCTAAACCGGAAACAGCAACCTACTCTGAAGTACTGAAATAAGAAATTTCGGGAAAACAGTCTTGGATATTATTTATTGgattagttattgttttttaaaatatttttttagaaaatatattaaaaatatattttttttaaaaaataatcttttatattaataccaaaataatttaaaaataacaaaaacaatttaaaaaaatacaaaattttacaaaaaaactttCCAACTACAAAACACAGATAAAAAGTTAGACatcgtttgtttgctggaaaatattttttttagaaagtgaatttcGAGAAATTGAATTccggaaagtgaattattttccgatgtttggtaatataatggaaaataagttggaaaatactttccagtgtttggttatgtcatggaaaatgaattggaaaataattttattaatgttttatttttttcaagtttattgaaataatgaggaacaaatcttataaattaaaagttgaatgaaaatgaaataaaaaaatattattatttcataaattatctcaaataaaataaataataatcaaaataataaagatcaaatctaacaaataaaaaaattaaagatgaagaaattaaaataataataattatcattttataaattatttcaaataaaataagtaacaatcaaaagaatgaggactaaatttaatagaaaaaaaatttaattaaaaaataataagggaaaagcaaataataattataaaaataagaaccaagttaatatataaattaaattctaagagataaaattgaaaaaaatattcaaatatatatatatatatatataaaagtttgaagatcaaatttaatataatccgcaaataatatgatatttttaaattttttataatttttaaaaagtgttttctgctcaaaataaaagaaaaacacttttttagaaaccaaatcaaatttttctttgactgaaaagtatttttcattaattaactgttttaatgataaataaacactaaaaaaatttaaaaagcactttccagaaagaaaaaaaaaaaagaggcattaAGCTTATTCCATAGAAAATCTAGCGATATAAAGAGTACATTTGATAttctcttttataatttttggaaCAACCATTATTTTCAACAATATTGTATtcaaattgtattatttttctaatatttttttaacatgagctatttttctaaaatttgtaTGAAACTCTAGGAGAATTCTAAAATACCCCatgtattaaatataaaatgactaAACGACAGCATGCTCACCATTCAATTTTACACGATTCATGTTCTCTGACAGAATCCACAAATATAATGATACCAATATGGTTCTAGCACCCAAGTCATTATGCCAGGAGGAACTGATAATCCCCCAGAATTGGTAATTGGTGCAAAATTTCATATGATTAACCCCAATGAACAATCATTTGAAACATAATTAACACCATAAACACAATTAAACCTAAGATTATAAGATGGGATTAGAGAGGCTCAGCGAAAGGAGAAGTCGTTTATAAAAGAGAGCTCACGACAAGAACACTGCGCTTCAACACATTTGGTGCTTAACCTCATCATAGCAACCGCATCCCTTGTGATACAAAAGGCATTGACTTGATAATGTCACTAAAATCCGCTAAGATAATTATGTTATCAACATTAgcccaaatgaaaaaaaagctcttttttttctcccaaaAAAACCTGAACTATTCCACAAGAGAGATAGAAAGAGGGGTAAAAGGAGAATGAGCAAACAAGAAAGGTGCTCAGACAGCCAAGGGTTAGTAATCAAGTTACGGGAGAAGAAGCCCAGATCAGAAACTCTAGCCCACAAACAATTTGCTTCATCGCTATGGGAGTCGCGTAGAGGGAGTGGGATGGTTAGGTCAGGGCGGCGACGCAGTCTGTTGTCGTTGTTGTGACAATTGGTGGAGGAAAGGGGttctggtggtggtggtggtggtggtggttgaaTCAGTTTCATGACTGAGTTGAATCAAGTCAGATGACTTGAGGAATTttgatagagagagaaaggaaatgGAAAGAAAAGGGGGAATCCTTTTGCGTGAGAGAGAAAGCGGGATGAATTTGTAAGGGAGGGAAAGAATCGGGAATTTTAAAGGGAGggaagataaattttatttatttttttaaagatgttaAATATTGGTGGGcgtataaaattcaaatacaaataataagtttttaaactATAACTGGTAATCTTAATACGAACCAAACTAGaaatttttcctttaattttataaaaaatatgattagaaaaaatttaaataatacatttGTGGTTTAAACATGAGTAAAAGGGGTGGATTCACCCCAAGAAATGAACACGTAAGTAAAAGACTGATCAAATTATTTtcccttctttgttttttctttttcctctaaaatttcctcttttcttttaaggGTAGGAATAAGTTAGTTTCAAACTCTAATATATCAAAGTGAATAAGAATAAGTTGCTTGACCAACACTGCAACAAAATTTTCACCGTCAAAAATACAATGCAGTTCAAAAGAATCCAATATTTGacaaaattatttacaaaattaacTTTAGTAGGTACCTCAGCTGGCAAATTTTGATGATGTTTTGGTTTCAACCCTGGCATGCTTTTATCTTCTAACTTCCAATGCAAGCTCCGAGATGCTTCCAACGAATAAGCTGTTTGCACAAGGAGCAAGTAGCCTCTAATCTAAAATCCTAAGCTACAATAGTTGAAGCAGCAAACAAATGGAAGTAATCATCATGTCCTTGCTACTGTTGAATTGCATGTCCCTCCAATCAACGTGCCAACCCTTTCTCCCTTTATTGCTTTTGCAATGTTACCCGGTTTGGATAGATTGAAGACAACAACTGTGATGAAGAAGCTCAGTGCAATAAGTCCCTTTTAGATGCTTTACGCTAAACATACCAATGATACACGCCACTAGAATTTTTCAGGAAAAGGAGAGGGAGGGAAGGGGAGAGCTGGCATCAGTTAAACAAAAATAAGGAACCATTCTCTTATGGTAACAATTTAGCTTCCCTGAGCACATGTGAGCCAGTGAACCTCTCTAAGGCAGCCACCTGACTCATTTCACCCATAAATGCAAAATGTTAAAATTCCACACAGATCATCATCCCAGATCACAAACCTTGGTAACGTGTCTATTAGCCAATCCTATGGATTTGAATGAGCGGTAGAATATCTTGGATCAAGCAtcttgtaaattgttaaaaaaaatccccaAAAAATGCAGGCCCAAGTTTCATACCCCTCAACAAATCCCTTTTCAGTGGCCACCTCCAACAGCTGCACAGGGCATGCAGGAAGGAAGGTTTACTTGTGCCTACAAATTAGTCAGATGCCTAATATGTCTTGGACATCTTTAAAATTTAGACAGATCTACCTACAGGCTACTATCTAGATGCAGATTATGTAGACATACCtggaatattattttcttgGCACAAAGTAATGGCAGTCATGTCCATCACTGAAAGATCTTTTGAAGTCACCTCATGGTAAGTTAGATCTTCAAGAAGACGAGCATTTGGATTACGCTTTGGATCATCATCATAAACTCCATCAACATTTGTAGCTTTCAACACAACCTGTGCATTAACTGGAAGAACAATAGAAAATATCAGGGCAGTGAAATCATTTTTGTGCTAAGATACAAAAAGGTTATTTTGTCCTTCGATTGGAGTAtatattggaaaagaaaaaaaattgtatataaatataaagaataaaaatactaacATTTCAAAGTTTGCGCTAAGACACAATTTTGTATACTGAGGGGTCAACTAACGTTCAATATAGaagttttttattgaaaaagaataaaattagcaAGATCAACAGGGGTTGCATATTAATTAAGAATGACAATGTGCAAAGTAAAACTCTGATACAGAAAATTAAACTTACTTTCTGCACAACGTAGTGCTGCAGCAGTATCTGTGGTGAAAAATGGATTTCCAGTTCCAGCTGCAAAAATCACAACCCTTCCTTTTTCCAAATGCCTTACGGCCCTTCTACGGATATATGGTTCTGCAACCTCTGACATGCGAAATGCAGTTTGAACCCTTGTTGGGATGCCAATACTCTCCATTGTTGCTTGAAGAAATATAGCATTCATGACAGTTGCCAGCATcctatcaagtaaaaaaaagcaGA is drawn from Populus nigra chromosome 5, ddPopNigr1.1, whole genome shotgun sequence and contains these coding sequences:
- the LOC133694291 gene encoding protein MKS1-like produces the protein MDPYQYPTTGKPPQRPPPPPPSPKKEIQIQGPRPSALRLHQGSHKIKKPPLPPQRQPVIIYAVSPKIIHAEESNFMAVVQRLTGLSSADFSHDGSVSPAARLAATEKASPRELTRPSTINDSSNDDLMEMIEELDFGQFPGILSPAPAALPPVPTGFFSPVSTDANISQSFWNDNYSMSPLFTASPSGFFSGSGIVSPLHSPDIFSSLFMDL
- the LOC133693511 gene encoding uridylate kinase PUMPKIN, chloroplastic-like isoform X1 — its product is MAVSAPSFASLTSLSFISPSSSLSPVKFNHHRLIKGKRSSNGRLVINCSSEMGPTSDPINLRQPQMSSVAPFGVTMNEQSYRWQRVLLKVSGEALAGDQMQNIDPKVTMAIAREVATVTRLGIEVAIVVGGGNIFRGSSWAGCSGLDRSSADYIGMLATVMNAIFLQATMESIGIPTRVQTAFRMSEVAEPYIRRRAVRHLEKGRVVIFAAGTGNPFFTTDTAAALRCAEINAQVVLKATNVDGVYDDDPKRNPNARLLEDLTYHEVTSKDLSVMDMTAITLCQENNIPVVVFNLSKPGNIAKAIKGERVGTLIGGTCNSTVART